A section of the Triplophysa dalaica isolate WHDGS20190420 chromosome 8, ASM1584641v1, whole genome shotgun sequence genome encodes:
- the ramp1 gene encoding receptor activity-modifying protein 1 isoform X2: MASLWWRQTLLFLVIANLSVLTSACSNNYEYAIEEFCLAKFKLDMELLDQHQWCIWDDTVESYGELTNCTFLVALKMNCFWPNSLVDEFFIRVHRHYFHDCSLTGRLLHDPPNRILGPFIVVPILVTLLMTALVVWRSKRSEGIV; this comes from the exons CAAATCTGTCTGTGCTTACCTCAGCATGCAGCAACAACTATGAATACGCCATTGAGGAATTTTGCCTGGCCAAGTTCAAGCTGGATATGGAGCTTCTTGACCAGCATCAGTGGTGCATCTGGGACGACACCGTTGA gtccTACGGGGAACTGACGAACTGCACGTTCCTGGTGGCTCTGAAAATGAACTGTTTCTGGCCCAACAGCCTGGTGGATGAGTTTTTCATTCGGGTGCACCGGCACTACTTCCATGACTGCTCGTTGACTGGACGACTGCTTCACGACCCACCCAATCGGATCCTGGGGCCGTTTATCGTGGTGCCCATACTGGTGACACTTCTCATGACAGCTCTAGTTGTGTGGAGGAGTAAACGCAGCGAGGGAATCGTATAA
- the ramp1 gene encoding receptor activity-modifying protein 1 isoform X1 yields MASLWWRQTLLFLVIAANLSVLTSACSNNYEYAIEEFCLAKFKLDMELLDQHQWCIWDDTVESYGELTNCTFLVALKMNCFWPNSLVDEFFIRVHRHYFHDCSLTGRLLHDPPNRILGPFIVVPILVTLLMTALVVWRSKRSEGIV; encoded by the exons CAGCAAATCTGTCTGTGCTTACCTCAGCATGCAGCAACAACTATGAATACGCCATTGAGGAATTTTGCCTGGCCAAGTTCAAGCTGGATATGGAGCTTCTTGACCAGCATCAGTGGTGCATCTGGGACGACACCGTTGA gtccTACGGGGAACTGACGAACTGCACGTTCCTGGTGGCTCTGAAAATGAACTGTTTCTGGCCCAACAGCCTGGTGGATGAGTTTTTCATTCGGGTGCACCGGCACTACTTCCATGACTGCTCGTTGACTGGACGACTGCTTCACGACCCACCCAATCGGATCCTGGGGCCGTTTATCGTGGTGCCCATACTGGTGACACTTCTCATGACAGCTCTAGTTGTGTGGAGGAGTAAACGCAGCGAGGGAATCGTATAA